ACActtatttttcatcattaacAAATCTGTAATAATCTGAGAAATATAAAAGCATCCCTTGATTAACGTATAGGCACTTCTAGCAAGCACTTAAATACCAACGTAACTGAGGTAGagacatacagagagaaagaaggagacgACAAAGAGGGCCAGATGAGAAAGTGCAATTCGTCAGGGTGTCATTAGTCCGCCCACTAAAGGTGATGAAGTACCTGTGGGTAGCTATCAAGCAGGTATATCGTAAAAACCAGATTACTTGCAGGCCTGGCAATGCTCGATGCGATGGCGAAGAAATTTTCAAGGGCGGCGATGACTCGGCCCCATACGTTTAGTTCAACCGCATGGATCACATCCAGTAACAGTGCTCGAGCTTATGGCAGATAAATATCAGAGCAATTGTTAGCCCTTTTCATAACACACCAGCATTATACTATTATGTTTTTAGCAAATGGTGTGTttttgtgcgtgcatgcactCTGTTATAATATTGAACTTGCATGTTTGCATTCCTGAGCTAATGTTTACATTTCAAGTAACCGTAGTACTTATAAGATAAATGAAGCAGTTAGTAGCAAGAAAAACtatagaaaaacatttatttggagCAAACTGTTCACAATAAGATCCTACAGCAAACGTGTAATCGTTTGTTCATATAGAATTGAGATACTGCACAAACGTAATACAACAGGACAAGATTAGTTCTAGCTGATCAACTAAATGAATGATGGAGAATCTGtatcagtcatttttttccaaatatgtaCTCTGTTATAACATATTGAACTCTACAACAGTCTGCTTATAAAGCATCCAGAAGTGGTTAAATTTGTACAGGAAAGGAAACTTTGTGGCAGGAGAATGATGGTGCTGTGCTACAAGAAACTCAGATAAAgatttcaaatacatgtataatgtTCTTTTCGGGTTCCAACAAGTTTATGTTTACAGAcctatttatttttagaaagtgGAACACTTAATTAGAGCAAAGGTTTCGAGACCCAAGTCTGCGACAACACCAAAAGGTTACTGGGAACAAGTGGGGATCATGAATGAATTTAAATGGTTCGTTTCGCTTGATCCTCGCAGTCGTGTGTCACTCCTCAGGGAGTCAAGCCTTTACAGTAGTCTGCATCATACTTTACACCGCATCATTAACCCTGTATCCTGTAtcggattttgtttttggttttcttgtGAGTTTTCAGACTGGACGCTTGCTCTGCAGAAACTGGATTGTCTTATGAGCCGATTTAGTTAGTAAGACaggttaataaataaataataataataaaaaattccaGATGAGGCAAACGAAAATGTGACTAAATATAATCCTACCCGGCTGGTGACCTCCCAGCTTCCATCCACATGTTGGAATTTGTTGATAACTATCAGCCATGTctgcaactaaaaaaaaaattcacgcCTACTGTCTCCTTTCATCATTATCGCTGAGCTGTTATGAAACTTTTACCCGGAGTTTTCAttcaaatttaacatttttaaacatttttatgacaaaataaacacGAAGAACTGAAGAAAATTAAACTAACCTGTATATAAATCTGCCGAACATTTCCGATTTACGACCTTGTAGTCAGCTCTTTTGCAACAACtttaatacaattttaataacaagtaattattattttaaatattaagcaTTAGTATAACAGCTTCTATGAAATGAAATCAGTGAGTCGTCACCTGAAAGGCGTCCTAGAACTAAACAAATGCTGCGAAGTGAGATCTCTTATCTTGGGACTGTCGTCTGCGTATCTGTGAGAGTGATTTCCCCTAGAGCTGTCTCCATAGTAATGTCTGGTACTACCGTGCTTTTCTACCCacctaaaaaaaatcccacccagatcttatattaatttttactcCAAAACAGGTATTAGGTCTTATTTTTCTGAAGCATTCTAATAACTCGTaacgttatttatttatatattattatcattattttatgatgatgtgcctgtgtgtgtgtgtgttacggACTACCGAAATCCGTCCGCATCGATTACTATCTTAGCAAGGGCTTATATTTGGGGTACACCTTATATCATGAGCATCTGTACATACCATTCTGTGGATTATTTTCGGGTTAGGGGATATACGGCAGCTGCTTGTCTGCAGTACTAATACGCACCACTCGCGATGTCGAAGAACAAACTGCATGGTTCTTGAAGTCTACATCTATCTTCCTGTAAATGTTATTACTTATCTTAATGCGACCggatttttagttttatagAATAGTTCAAGAACTTATTTGCGTGCTGTGGACTTGATCACAAAGCTTCCATTTGTCTGCAGTACACTTGTCAAATACATGTACTGTGCTGCTGGAAACTTCTCAAAGCTGCGTTTAACCAATCAGTCTTTTCTCAGTCATTTTGTTCATACTACTTTTGATGAAAAACGACGGTTTTTTTTTCGCTGCTGcactgatatttttttgttataaaatttcCTTCTCTGGAAGATGGATAAATGATCCGTGTTGAACTTTATGGACCATCCGAGCACTGTCGAATTCTGTCCTCTTTTACGATGGGGCGAAAATGGATTGGCTAAATAActtattgttgttgatgcttAAAATGATCTAAGTCTCATTCTTGATGTCCGTTTAGGTGTTGTTaaggtaaaaataaactaatcCTCACCATGATGCAGCAGAAAAAATCAGTCAGATATACTAATTATCTACTGGGGAAAGCGATTTATGAAGAGCTTTGTACTAATTattgttttccttcatttccCCTATCCTGCTCAAGTGTTTGGTATGTGCTGATTGCATTTGTCAATTTGTACTACTCTACTAATTAAGATCATCTAACACACTGCATGGAATTAAAATGCGCtataaaagtacatttttcctgaaagaaatgatgatgatgatgatgatgatgatgatgatgatatctatatatatatatgattgaAACCTTTATATTTGATGAAAAACTTCATTAAAAGTACATTAATTCTTTTAGGTTTTATATATTACACGTATACattaatgaaaaacaatttgACCTAgaaagtgatctcgtgtttgtAAAGCTGGACATTTTTTAGTGAAAGTGGTTAAGCTGTCAATATCTCAGAGTAAAAATATAACGTACAACATTCTAGAGAATATTTACTGTAGTGTATCTTCTATCGTGTTTgatattctgtgtgtgtgtgtttgtgttgtccatcaatattttataaagcatGTATGTATGCAGTTCAGTATTATGTAACTGTTTTTCCCGAGCCTATTATTAATCATAGCATTACTGACTGCCATCCCTAAagacagtttttgtttatttatgttcatCGTCCCGAGACAGCAATACGATAACCTATAGATTCACATGAttatcactttttgttttatggtGACTGCTGTTGTAAGGCAAGTTAAAGTCCCAACACATCACTAAAACTCTGATGTTCATTTGCGGTCATTGATCTTTGTTTGATATCCTGTTGAGGTCTCGATGTCTTTGTGTGAGACGAGGGGAGGGCCCAAACCACATATACATTCACTTTCACGCACATTCAAAAGATTTGCGAAAGGCAAACGCACTCATTTAAATGCCTCtatacttcaaaataaaatgctgaaaaatattacacagaGACAATGTCTAATGCTTGAAGGAGAGGTAGAATTGTTTGATTTTCAGTACTAGAGAAAATGTGGAGCATAACTACTTGACTCTGAATGCCTTGAACAATGTCAAAGCTTTGCGAGGTTTGTGTGTGATACTACAGAGAAGCCATACATTCACTCTTACACTTGTCTATCAATCTGCTATCttgtaaaatcaaatacaaagaaCTGCTTGAATTCTTTAGCCAGTATTTACTACAAGctgttggaaatgttttaaattgagGACGCAGTTATGCATGCGTATGTGTGTCTTCGGTTACTTCTATTAAGACGATCCGAAGATCATACTTATACTGGACTGGAACCTGGCAAGATATGATCGAAATATGTCattgtattataaaataataaaaactcaGACGATTCAAATAATTAATTGGGATAGACTGACAtagagcagaaaagaaaaagactgcagtttatgtgtatatgtatgccCGTGTGCATGTCTGCATGCGCGTGCGTGTTGTTAATAAGTATGCAGGGCATGGCATAGAGTTAGAAGAGTGATAACTTCATTCCGTTTGCAGTTGCTATCACTGGATGTGTTTAGTATCTTTGGTTctagtgtgtgagtgtaggaAGACTCGTTTATACGGTTtacagtgggtttttttctttaatttacatTAGTGAAAGTTTTCTGTAGATACACACGAGATCCTTAGAAATCTTCCTTAGTTCACAGAAAATGAACTTTTCGAATGAAGGGTAAGAAGGTGCACAATGTATCCCACgaaaacattaacaaacatGTTGACACAAAAAGGTGTACTGACTGGAAacaatgtctttattttattgtctccttttcacttttaaaacttttcagatAGCTTCTTGTGTAACGTGATGCCGTTATGGACTTTGAGGGATTAAAACTGCTCTCTTCTTGCCAGGACTCTCCGCAGAGTTCAGGAAGTCGTAGTAGTCAGCAATGTCGGCATATTCTTGAGTCTGACACGTGAAGCCAAGATTTAGGTGACAGCTGAACCACTTCCTAAACAAGACCAACATTTGGGTGACAGCTAAACCACTTATTAAACATCAgcaaaattttcatttcataaaataagttaGCCATCATGCTCGACAGTCCATAAATATGATAGATTAGACCTTtgtgattaaaatatttaattttttaagagattcattcaagatattttacaataaaattgttGAAGTTTCAAAAGAGTATTTAGTATGGAAATATATATAACtgattgaaatattaaaaacgCGAAAGCACGGAAGCGAACAGTCGACGTGGTTCTTACTTTTGTCTCTCCATCACGTGGCCTGCAGTGTTGATGACGTTGTGCAGACTCTCTACCTCTCGCTGCTTCTGCCGCATGTCACTCAGTATCCTGCACCATACGTCACTCAGTCAGTGTCCTGTCCTAGACCTCTATCCTTATAAACTAATATGGCGCTGTATTTCTAAAACATAACTCCCCTTGGAACCGAAGTGAACTGGTTTCCAGTAGAAGAACCAGACGGAAGTGAGAAAAATAGATTCATTGAAAGGGTTGTATTGTAAATTAGCCTAAATAAGCTTTCGTATCAGTCACAGCTCCATTTAGATAAAGAACGGATAGAACCTAGTCTTTAGACGAAACATTTTACAAGCTTAGTAGcatttctgtcatattttcttatatttaaagGTCTAACATCCATgtataaaatgttaaagaatAGCTTTAATGAGGTCACGTACTCATTGAAGAACCCTATTCACTCAGCTGTTGGAAAGTATTAGCGTGCAGAAAGATTAACCAAGTCATATGAAAAAAAGTACTTTGATAGACATTTGACCAAGCCGagtaccaaaacaaaaaaggaaactaTCAAACGCCTTTGATACATAGACTAAGCTTTGATGTTAGAGAATGGCGTTCGGTACTTGGGCTGCGTTGTAAGGTAAAACTTCTTCggttatttttctgtattgttCCCTGTAGTGCTGACCAAGCTGATGTCCGTTAGAAAATTACCCATTATACACAACAAGTACCTTTGGTATTTAGCCAGACTTGTGACGTCCGCTGAACGTTTTCCGGGTGACGCGGGATTGCCTAGGTAACCGTTTTGCGAGTCCAGGTATTTCAGGAGCTCCATGGCCTGACAGATGCTGTCTCTAAAGCCGGTACACGAGCTGGAATCGCTGAGAAAATAAGCATCTAAATCAGTTGACAAGCCATCTGCCTGTCTCAAAACAAGAGGAGATAAGAATGACCATTCCAGGCACACGACGACAACATaatgagtgtttgtttgtttgtttttttttttctctgagaaCCCGATTATATGAAACAACTCCGCTAGATGCGCACACAAATGTGTTGAAAATCGGGGACAAGACAGAGGCCTGGATGGTGTCTTGATGGTCACAAAACACAGTTACTGCAGACTTAGCCTGCTAAGCCATCGTGGCGCCGACCTAAACGTGCGAATTAAGTGTTGGCGCACTGTGCCACAGACAGCATTAAGTGCAGACAGAGGAGATAAGAATAGTTACTTGCCAAGAGCCTGAAAATCCCTCATCATTACTGCTACAGTATTACTGCTGCTTCTGCTGACATTATTACTGCTTTCGTGGCTACAACCCACACTACTACATTattactgttgctgttgctgtcaccCACACTGCTACAGCATTACTGTggctgttattatttattattacccAAACAgtattaatgttttgttgttacCACCAACACTTCTAACATCTCGCATAAAGCAGTCCTTCTCCGACTACTATGCTACTTCTAACGATGCTTCTTTACTAACatgaattttaaacaaatcttaTAAAAATCAATCACTCCCtctgcacacacatttttatacaaacacacacgatGTTCATCAATAGATAACCAGGGGATGTAGGACAGACTGTATCAACATTTGCAACCAGTCAAACACCTTTTATCTTAACTATATGTACCAGGCTGTCGACCGACTTACGTAGCATCCGCTCTTTTCTCGTTTCCAGATGAATCAAGGGACCTggtagacaaacagaaaaactaaaCATCATGGAAAGTTAGCCTTTGTAGATGTTCGGTGCTAAAACCTGTGCTAAACACTCACTTGCACTAGTCAAAAGACACCGTTTGGTGTTCGAAACTAttagaataaaattaaagacatgTATTTGAAATTGTGTAAGcctgtaaacaacaaacaaaataaagtcttaCAACATCGACTAGACGGCTTTAGAGGCAGGAACCAACAAACATCACTCACAAAGCACGTCGCAGATCGGAGTCGAGATCCTCCAAGGACCCGGATAATGACCTCAGCTGTTTGGTTATCAGGTCCAGCTTGCGCACAAGTCTGGATCATGGAATCAAAAGAGTTACACACTAGTTCTGATAACATTTAGAATCGCCACTCAAGTCCATCATAGTTACACGAAGATATCTAAagactctctttctctctccctctttacCCGTAGcaacctctttctctctctctcccacacgcGCGATCTTCTATAATTGGAAAGggcacagaaaataataaataaagcagaaaaatgcgTGTGATTTTCTAATTAAGAGGTAGAAGAAGGTTCTTTTTAACTGCTAAGCTTAATAAAGCATGGAATCAAAGGAATAGCCCTTTCATCAGTATTTGTCTGTCACCAAATACTCACTGTGGAGGCTCTCGCCTTTCGTTGATGTTGATGTGTCCAGCACAGGCACTCGATAAGAAGATTGCAGCTACCACCAGCAGCTTTTCTGTCCACATCCTCGTCGTTCTACATATAAAgacacagataaatattttctggttAGTCTGTTTTTCACACAGAAATATCTTCCTCGGATACataatatgtacatacatatacacataatacaaacatgtatgtacacatgtacacaatgtccacataaatacaaaattacacaaacatacaaagtgTCAAGCTGCTCTGTTTtcaataatgtaataataaatacatatactaCATATTGGTATTTATTTCAAGTGGAGTacgaaaactgaaaaatgagtATGTGACGGTTAGTAGTCTTTCAAATTACAGACAACTTGCACTGGATAATAACACGAGGGTAGTGAAACGATGTGATGTGTCTCTTTCTCATGCTTCCTTACTCCCAAATCGCATTCCGTAAATCTAGGGGTACACTTCTTTGGCAGAACAGTCAGAGCAGCTCCCGAACAATGCAGCAGACTTCAGGAATTTATACGCGTGCATCACGGCTTGTTGAAATACTTTTTAGTCGGTAACTTGCCATTTCCCactagaaattatttattttaccttttagaCATTCGCAAATTTTCTCAAAAATTGTGGCCATCAAAAAATCTCCCTTTTGGCAATCCTTGGAAACTTCTTTTAGGGCTTGTCCTCATTACCCATTTAAGTGCGAGTATTTTCTTTGTGGGAGTTTGAAAGAAGTTTGTCCCATGTGGCTGAGGAAGACGAGCTCGACAAGAGAGGTGAAGGTAACGAGATTTGACGTGGCCTATCCTGTCCTGATATGCTCAATCACTGTTGATTACCTGTCTTTAGAGCGTGCATTGCCAATGACCCAAATACAATCACTCTACAAAAAGGTGAGCCATAGAGGATGAAGATGTGAAGAAATGTCAGCAACATAACTGGCTGTCTCACACTTCTGAAATAATTGCAGATAAACGGAACTTTtcatataaaacaaacttttaaaatcagcATCCATTATAATTCCAAATATTTGTGCATCtatattataacattttttttattcaaagttAGTAATTACTTTAAACAggacacatttattatttacttagtCGCATTTGGTTAGTTTTACAGCTGTTAAAAAAGTACCAGTGAAGTAGAGTAAGGTAAATGTTTTCGGATTTTCCAAAAATGTAAGGTTTGTTTCCCGTGAACTCAATATTATATGTCGATatagtgtatttattttttatgtaaattacttattttactttcatgcATTCTTAATGCTTACGTTGTTAGCTCTTTGCTAAGTAGCACGTGTCTGTCACCAAAATATAGGAAGGAAAGACATTGAGGAGAAAAAAGGACAGGAAGAGAATATAGAAGAAGTagaaataaagaagagagagagagagagaaatgcggggatggagaaaagagagatgagagaaaaactAAAGTAGTAGAAATCgaaatatatttgaaatgaaTTCGAAAAAAATGCGTTTTCACTGCTCGAAAAAGCGTGCATTGATGTAGAGGCGAGCATACATTTACAGACACTATTTCTCTTCCGTTGTCTTTGATGTTACCCTTTCGTCAGGACAAACACCCTGATTTTTCAGATTTCTGCACCTGAATCACTCCCTTCTGTCTTGCTGGCATCATGCTGTTTTGGTGAACAGGAACTCTACATTCTTATTCACTGCGAGCGTGCCGCTGTTGGAAAtcagtttttttgctttgttttgtttgtcggATAAAACTCAAGGCTTAATTTAGGGTCTGGCACCAGCCTTCAGCTTTACGCGCAAAGCCATTACATCTGAAATGTGAAGATCCGAAAAATGCATTGGTGGGCTGCATAACCGATGACCACGGACTGTATTTATTGGACATTGCAGCATCTCATCAGCGTT
This is a stretch of genomic DNA from Pomacea canaliculata isolate SZHN2017 linkage group LG3, ASM307304v1, whole genome shotgun sequence. It encodes these proteins:
- the LOC112560864 gene encoding uncharacterized protein LOC112560864 gives rise to the protein MWTEKLLVVAAIFLSSACAGHININERREPPQLVRKLDLITKQLRSLSGSLEDLDSDLRRALSLDSSGNEKRADATDSSSCTGFRDSICQAMELLKYLDSQNGYLGNPASPGKRSADVTSLAKYQRILSDMRQKQREVESLHNVINTAGHVMERQKKWFSCHLNLGFTCQTQEYADIADYYDFLNSAESPGKKRAVLIPQSP